A DNA window from Ornithinimicrobium humiphilum contains the following coding sequences:
- a CDS encoding TrmH family RNA methyltransferase: protein MPEPTVITSPANPRVKALGTLRRRRVREERRRTLVEGYEELGLALDAGVVPEELYYCPELMGEQARAAGLVERVGALGTEVVQLSRAAFEKAAYREGPDGFLAVVATVDRRCADLDVPEGALLLVCQGVEKPGNLGAMLRTADAAGVDAVIAADPVTDWGNPNTVRASKGTVFSVPVASDDTATVVAWLEERGIELVATTPDTDTEHTDLDYTGGVAIAVGTEKTGLTDEVLDGAGHRVRIPMVGRANSLNVATSAAIVVYEAVRQRRAR, encoded by the coding sequence GTGCCCGAGCCGACCGTGATCACCTCCCCGGCCAACCCGCGCGTCAAGGCGCTGGGGACGCTGCGCCGCCGACGCGTCCGCGAGGAGCGTCGTCGCACCCTGGTCGAGGGCTACGAGGAGCTCGGGCTCGCGCTGGACGCCGGCGTGGTGCCCGAGGAGCTCTACTACTGCCCCGAGCTCATGGGCGAGCAGGCCCGCGCTGCCGGCCTGGTCGAGCGGGTGGGAGCGCTGGGCACCGAGGTCGTGCAGCTGTCGCGGGCGGCCTTCGAGAAGGCGGCCTACCGCGAGGGCCCGGACGGCTTCCTCGCCGTGGTCGCGACGGTCGACCGCCGCTGCGCCGACCTCGACGTGCCGGAGGGCGCCCTGCTGCTCGTCTGCCAGGGAGTGGAGAAGCCGGGCAACCTGGGCGCGATGCTGCGCACCGCGGACGCCGCCGGCGTCGACGCCGTGATCGCCGCCGACCCGGTCACCGACTGGGGCAACCCCAACACCGTGCGGGCCTCCAAGGGCACGGTCTTCTCGGTGCCGGTGGCCTCCGACGACACCGCCACCGTGGTGGCGTGGCTGGAGGAGCGGGGCATCGAGCTGGTGGCGACCACGCCCGACACCGACACCGAGCACACCGATCTCGACTACACCGGCGGCGTGGCGATCGCCGTCGGCACCGAGAAGACCGGCCTCACGGACGAGGTGCTCGACGGGGCCGGCCACCGGGTGCGGATCCCCATGGTGGGACGCGCCAACTCGCTCAACGTCGCGACCTCCGCCGCGATCGTCGTCTACGAGGCCGTCAGGCAGCGTCGCGCACGCTGA
- a CDS encoding VOC family protein, with the protein MRIDHVSYAAGPDGLQATAARLGEQLGVTPFDGGVHPRFGTRNVILPLADDRYLEVVEALDHPASDKAPFGQAVKARSARGGGWMAWVVAVEDLAPVEERLGRGAVEGNRHTPEGNQLQWLQIGVKNVINHGNLPFFIKWISDPAEHPSRLADSAARLVGLTIGGEPTVVRAWLGMPDLERRDPTFETAVEFGFVEDDEPCLFDVTFETPNGRVTI; encoded by the coding sequence ATGCGCATCGACCACGTGAGCTATGCCGCAGGGCCGGACGGGTTGCAGGCCACGGCTGCCCGTCTCGGGGAGCAGCTCGGCGTCACCCCCTTCGACGGTGGGGTCCACCCCCGGTTCGGCACACGCAACGTCATCCTGCCCCTCGCCGACGACCGTTACCTGGAGGTCGTCGAGGCGCTGGACCACCCGGCGTCCGACAAGGCGCCCTTCGGCCAGGCGGTCAAGGCCCGCTCGGCCCGCGGCGGCGGCTGGATGGCCTGGGTCGTCGCGGTCGAGGACCTCGCGCCGGTCGAGGAGCGCCTGGGCCGCGGGGCCGTCGAGGGCAACCGCCACACGCCGGAGGGCAACCAGCTGCAGTGGCTGCAGATCGGCGTCAAGAACGTCATCAACCACGGCAACCTGCCCTTCTTCATCAAGTGGATCTCGGACCCGGCCGAGCACCCCTCGCGCCTGGCGGACAGCGCGGCCAGGCTGGTCGGCCTGACCATCGGCGGCGAGCCGACCGTCGTGCGCGCCTGGCTCGGCATGCCCGACCTGGAGCGCCGCGACCCGACCTTCGAGACGGCCGTCGAGTTCGGCTTCGTCGAGGACGACGAGCCCTGCCTCTTCGACGTGACCTTCGAGACCCCGAACGGCCGCGTCACCATCTGA
- a CDS encoding heavy metal translocating P-type ATPase: MSTRTTTPPDTQTQHVDLAITGMTCASCSARIERKLNKLDGVEASVNLATEKASVTFPSALSVTDIVATVEKTGYGATPIEQHRGGSGPVMTHDVVTGDSLRRRMVVASALAALVAVIHMVPPIEEALGMTGMWLQLLLTLPVYLWAAWPFHRAAAVNARHLASTMDTLVSVGTTAAMGWSVVALFTGFSHDVYFEVVAVVTAFLLIGRYIESRAKAQGRSALRSLLELGAKDVAVLRHDAPSGAWREVRVPVEDLEVGTRFVVRPGEKIATDGRVVDGTSTVDTSMVTGESMPVEVGPGDTVTGATVNGHGRLVVEATRVGRETTLARMTELVEQAQTGKAPVQRLADRISAVFVPAVLVVALVTLLLWLLTGHSFAEALAPAVAVLIIACPCALGLATPTALLTGTGRGAQLGILIKGPQILESTRRVDTVVLDKTGTLTTGRPVLTEVVTAGALPEDAALKAAASVESGSEHPVARAIVEGAAARGVEPSPITDFTNLPGQGARAAIKGVPVTVGKANLFDEVPQVLRDALDAGTGTTVLVGWEGIARAAITVADTPRPSSAAAVARLRELGLTPYLLTGDNAHTARAVARKVGIEEANVDAGVLPQDKYAHVRALQQRGRVVAMVGDGVNDAAALAQADLGMAMGSGTDVAAESADIVLMRSDVDAVADAIGLSRQTLRIIKQNLVWAFGYNTLAIPLAAFGLLTPMIAGGAMALSSVLVVLNSLRLKAYARR, translated from the coding sequence ATGAGCACCCGCACCACCACTCCCCCCGACACGCAGACGCAGCACGTGGACCTGGCCATCACCGGTATGACGTGCGCCTCCTGCTCGGCACGGATCGAGCGCAAGCTCAACAAGCTCGACGGTGTCGAGGCGAGCGTCAACCTCGCCACGGAGAAGGCCAGCGTGACCTTCCCGTCGGCGCTGAGCGTGACCGACATCGTCGCGACCGTCGAGAAGACCGGCTACGGCGCCACCCCGATCGAGCAGCACCGCGGGGGCTCGGGCCCGGTCATGACGCACGACGTCGTCACCGGCGACTCCCTCCGCCGGCGGATGGTCGTGGCCTCGGCGCTCGCGGCCCTCGTCGCCGTCATCCACATGGTCCCCCCGATCGAGGAGGCCCTGGGGATGACGGGCATGTGGCTGCAGCTGCTCCTCACGCTGCCCGTCTACCTGTGGGCGGCCTGGCCCTTCCACCGGGCCGCGGCCGTCAACGCCCGCCACCTGGCCTCGACGATGGACACCCTCGTCTCGGTCGGCACGACGGCGGCGATGGGCTGGTCGGTCGTGGCACTGTTCACCGGCTTCAGCCACGACGTCTACTTCGAGGTCGTCGCCGTCGTCACCGCCTTCCTGCTCATCGGCCGCTACATCGAGTCCCGGGCCAAGGCCCAGGGCCGCTCGGCGCTCCGGTCCTTGCTCGAGCTCGGGGCCAAGGACGTCGCGGTGCTGCGCCACGACGCCCCCAGCGGGGCCTGGAGAGAGGTCCGGGTGCCCGTCGAGGACCTCGAGGTCGGCACGCGCTTCGTCGTGCGCCCCGGCGAGAAGATCGCCACGGACGGCCGCGTCGTCGACGGCACCAGCACCGTCGACACCAGCATGGTGACCGGCGAGTCGATGCCCGTCGAGGTCGGCCCGGGCGACACCGTCACCGGGGCGACGGTCAACGGCCACGGCCGGCTGGTCGTCGAGGCCACTCGGGTCGGCCGCGAGACGACCCTCGCGCGCATGACCGAGCTCGTCGAGCAGGCGCAGACCGGCAAGGCCCCGGTCCAGCGCCTGGCCGACCGGATCTCGGCGGTCTTCGTCCCCGCGGTCCTCGTGGTCGCGCTCGTCACCCTCCTGCTGTGGCTGCTGACCGGCCACTCCTTCGCCGAGGCCCTGGCCCCCGCCGTGGCGGTGCTCATCATCGCCTGCCCGTGCGCGCTGGGCCTGGCCACCCCGACGGCCCTGCTCACCGGCACCGGTCGCGGCGCCCAGCTGGGCATCCTCATCAAGGGTCCGCAGATCCTGGAGTCCACCCGCCGGGTCGACACCGTCGTGCTCGACAAGACGGGCACGCTCACCACCGGCCGCCCGGTGCTGACCGAGGTGGTCACCGCCGGCGCCCTCCCCGAGGACGCCGCCCTCAAGGCCGCGGCGAGCGTGGAGTCCGGCAGCGAGCACCCCGTCGCCCGGGCGATCGTGGAGGGAGCCGCCGCGCGGGGCGTGGAGCCCAGCCCGATCACCGACTTCACCAACCTGCCCGGCCAGGGCGCCCGCGCCGCGATCAAGGGCGTGCCGGTGACCGTCGGCAAGGCCAACCTCTTCGACGAGGTGCCGCAGGTGCTGCGTGACGCGCTCGACGCGGGCACCGGCACGACCGTCCTGGTCGGCTGGGAGGGCATCGCCCGGGCCGCGATCACCGTCGCGGACACCCCCCGGCCCTCCAGCGCCGCCGCCGTGGCGCGGCTGCGCGAGCTCGGCCTCACGCCATACCTGCTGACCGGTGACAACGCGCACACGGCCCGCGCCGTCGCCCGCAAGGTCGGGATCGAGGAGGCCAACGTCGACGCCGGCGTCCTGCCGCAGGACAAGTACGCCCACGTGCGCGCCCTCCAGCAGCGCGGCAGGGTGGTGGCGATGGTCGGCGACGGCGTCAACGACGCCGCGGCGCTGGCGCAGGCCGACCTCGGGATGGCGATGGGCTCGGGCACCGACGTCGCGGCCGAGTCGGCCGACATCGTGCTCATGCGCTCCGACGTCGACGCGGTCGCCGACGCGATCGGGCTGTCCCGGCAGACGCTGCGCATCATCAAGCAGAACCTCGTCTGGGCGTTCGGCTACAACACGCTGGCGATCCCGCTCGCGGCGTTCGGCCTGCTCACGCCGATGATCGCCGGTGGAGCCATGGCGCTCTCGTCGGTCCTGGTCGTGCTCAACAGCCTGCGGCTCAAGGCCTACGCACGCCGCTGA
- a CDS encoding heavy-metal-associated domain-containing protein translates to MSDNADTPVQNQTTKIVVTGMTCGHCVASVTEELKGVDGVLDVRVGELVKGGDTDVFVESDGPLDLPAARAAVEEAGYTASV, encoded by the coding sequence ATGAGCGACAACGCCGACACCCCGGTGCAGAACCAGACCACCAAGATCGTCGTCACCGGCATGACCTGCGGCCACTGCGTCGCCTCGGTGACCGAGGAGCTCAAGGGCGTCGACGGCGTCCTCGACGTGCGCGTCGGCGAGCTCGTCAAGGGTGGCGACACCGACGTCTTCGTCGAGTCCGACGGCCCGCTGGACCTCCCCGCCGCCCGCGCGGCCGTGGAGGAGGCCGGCTACACCGCCTCCGTCTGA
- a CDS encoding metal-sensitive transcriptional regulator, with the protein MNGYTGSKDAYLKRLRRIEGQVRGIARMVEEDTYCIDVLTQVSAVTKALQAVSLGLLEDHISHCVVEAAAESEEAKDAKVREAADAIARLVRS; encoded by the coding sequence GTGAACGGCTACACCGGGTCCAAGGACGCCTACCTCAAGCGGCTGCGCCGCATCGAGGGCCAGGTGCGCGGGATCGCGCGTATGGTCGAGGAGGACACCTACTGCATCGACGTGCTCACCCAGGTGAGCGCGGTCACGAAGGCCCTGCAGGCGGTGAGCCTCGGTCTGCTCGAGGACCACATCAGCCACTGCGTCGTCGAGGCTGCGGCGGAGTCGGAGGAGGCCAAGGACGCCAAGGTCCGCGAGGCCGCCGACGCCATCGCCCGTCTCGTGCGCAGCTGA
- a CDS encoding ribonuclease domain-containing protein: MKRAGRGSLVLALICLAAVVWLVVRTMAGGSEDGTAGAPAGETAPPSTFATFPSATPSASSAPATSAVPKPSPPPSRPSATPSPSPTPTPSVADTGPTGTDTRDWDGIDACRDSILPPELDEVADDVEDGGPFAYPGKDGSTFGNYEGYLPDERRGYYREYTVETPGLHHRGARRIITGGDARDPEVWYYTDDHYETFCEFAP; the protein is encoded by the coding sequence ATGAAGCGCGCAGGACGCGGGTCTCTCGTCCTCGCGCTGATCTGCCTCGCGGCCGTCGTCTGGCTGGTGGTGCGGACGATGGCGGGCGGGTCGGAGGACGGCACGGCGGGGGCTCCCGCCGGGGAGACCGCCCCGCCGAGCACGTTCGCCACCTTCCCGAGCGCCACACCGTCGGCGTCCTCGGCCCCCGCCACCTCGGCGGTGCCGAAGCCCTCGCCGCCACCCTCGCGGCCGAGCGCAACACCGTCGCCGAGCCCCACGCCGACACCGTCCGTCGCCGACACCGGGCCCACCGGCACCGACACCCGCGACTGGGACGGCATCGACGCCTGCCGCGACAGCATCCTCCCGCCCGAGCTGGACGAGGTCGCCGACGACGTCGAGGACGGCGGCCCGTTCGCCTACCCTGGCAAGGACGGCTCGACCTTCGGCAACTACGAGGGCTACCTGCCCGACGAGCGCCGCGGCTACTACCGCGAGTACACCGTCGAGACCCCCGGCCTGCACCACCGCGGCGCCCGACGGATCATCACCGGCGGCGACGCCCGCGACCCCGAGGTCTGGTACTACACCGACGACCACTACGAGACGTTCTGCGAGTTCGCGCCCTGA
- a CDS encoding barstar family protein, with protein MHLLPADQLEPVTAWLLERGYAVASAVTPLEGGLRASQAEIARALRLPATAAGNLDAMVDSLRDLPDIWGTSQVALLWQDAERLAVAEGRSWWLLAEILDDADDLTVVAFGEARLGRPKDELR; from the coding sequence ATGCACCTGCTGCCCGCCGACCAGCTCGAGCCGGTCACCGCCTGGCTCCTCGAGCGGGGGTATGCCGTGGCCTCCGCCGTCACCCCCCTCGAGGGCGGGCTGCGCGCGTCGCAGGCGGAGATCGCCCGCGCCCTGCGCCTGCCCGCGACCGCGGCCGGCAACCTCGACGCGATGGTCGACTCGCTGCGCGACCTGCCGGACATCTGGGGCACCTCGCAGGTGGCCCTGCTCTGGCAGGACGCCGAGCGGCTGGCCGTCGCCGAGGGCCGCTCGTGGTGGCTGCTCGCCGAGATCCTCGACGACGCCGACGACCTGACGGTCGTGGCCTTCGGCGAGGCGCGGCTCGGCCGGCCGAAGGACGAGCTCCGATGA
- the purB gene encoding adenylosuccinate lyase, protein MPLPAARTPLSELDPAIALGALDGRYRGAVAPLVDHLSEAALNRARLHVEVEWLIHLTTQEVVPGADTLSASEQEALRALVTDFDAAAIAELKEIEAETVHDVKAIEYYLRRRLVGIVGSNDPARATSLSELVHFACTSEDINNTSYALMVQGAITQVWLPRAVNLVDQLVGMAHDLREVPLLAHTHGQPATPTTMGKELAVLAWRLRRQLERVSGTTYLGKLNGATGTYGAHVEAVPGADWQEVSRTFVEHLGLTWNPLTTQIESHDWQAELYSDVARFNRILHNLCTDVWTYISMGYFAQVRGQGTVGSSTMPHKVNPIRFENAEANLEVSNALLDVLASTLVNSRLQRDLTDSSMQRNIGTALGHSLLALDNASRGLAGLDAVPEAMAADLDANWEVLAEPIQSVMRALAARGVEGMTNPYERLKELTRGRRIGQAELVEFVRGLGLPAEEEERLVALTPAGYTGIAAQLVDHLTR, encoded by the coding sequence ATGCCGCTGCCTGCCGCCCGCACGCCCCTGTCCGAGCTCGACCCGGCGATCGCCCTCGGCGCGCTCGACGGCCGCTACCGCGGCGCCGTCGCCCCGCTGGTCGACCACCTGTCGGAGGCCGCCCTCAACCGGGCCCGCCTGCACGTCGAGGTCGAGTGGCTGATCCACCTGACGACCCAGGAGGTCGTCCCCGGGGCCGACACGCTGTCGGCGTCCGAGCAGGAGGCGCTGCGCGCGCTCGTCACCGACTTCGACGCCGCCGCGATCGCCGAGCTCAAGGAGATCGAGGCCGAGACCGTCCACGACGTCAAGGCGATCGAGTACTACCTGCGCCGCCGCCTCGTCGGCATCGTCGGCAGCAACGACCCCGCGCGGGCGACATCGTTGTCCGAGCTCGTCCACTTCGCCTGCACCAGCGAGGACATCAACAACACCTCCTACGCCCTCATGGTCCAGGGCGCGATCACCCAGGTCTGGCTGCCGAGGGCCGTCAACCTCGTCGACCAGCTCGTCGGCATGGCGCACGACCTGCGCGAGGTGCCACTGTTGGCGCACACCCACGGCCAGCCGGCGACGCCGACGACCATGGGCAAGGAGCTCGCCGTGCTGGCCTGGCGGCTGCGGCGCCAGCTGGAGCGGGTGAGCGGCACGACCTACCTGGGCAAGCTCAACGGCGCGACCGGCACCTACGGCGCCCACGTCGAGGCGGTGCCCGGCGCGGACTGGCAGGAGGTCAGCCGCACGTTCGTCGAGCACCTGGGCCTGACCTGGAACCCGCTGACGACGCAGATCGAGAGCCACGACTGGCAGGCCGAGCTCTACAGCGACGTCGCGCGCTTCAACCGCATCCTGCACAACCTCTGCACCGACGTGTGGACCTACATCTCGATGGGCTACTTCGCCCAGGTCCGCGGGCAGGGCACGGTCGGCTCCAGCACGATGCCGCACAAGGTCAACCCGATCCGCTTCGAGAACGCCGAGGCCAACCTGGAGGTCTCCAACGCCCTCCTCGACGTCCTCGCCTCGACCCTCGTCAACAGCCGTCTGCAGCGCGACCTCACCGACTCCTCGATGCAGCGCAACATCGGCACCGCGCTGGGCCACAGCCTGCTGGCGCTCGACAACGCCTCGCGCGGTCTCGCCGGCCTCGACGCCGTGCCCGAGGCGATGGCCGCCGACCTCGACGCCAACTGGGAGGTGCTCGCCGAGCCGATCCAGTCGGTGATGCGCGCGCTGGCCGCCCGCGGCGTGGAGGGCATGACCAACCCCTACGAGCGGCTCAAGGAGCTCACCCGCGGCCGCCGCATCGGCCAGGCCGAGCTCGTGGAGTTCGTGCGCGGGCTGGGGCTGCCGGCCGAGGAGGAGGAGCGTCTCGTCGCTCTCACCCCCGCCGGCTACACCGGCATCGCGGCACAGCTCGTGGACCACCTGACCCGCTGA
- the cydC gene encoding thiol reductant ABC exporter subunit CydC, translated as MRPFDPALIRALPATRGPVALLSVVGVVSGGVAICQALLLAVLVSRVVSGEELSPVLALLVGTLALRGVLAGTTELVARRAGLQVAEEVRAATLRHWLRRPVEGRPEQDVAVARATEGISAVEAYVARYLPALVSGGVVPALAVLTLLLVDPWSALVVVLTLPLLPVFAALIGMHTQDQTERRWGAMALLAGHFLDVVRGLPTLVTYGRARAQVGVVREVGERHREATVRTLRTAFLSTAALELLATISVAMVAVAVGLRLAYGAMDLVVGLAAILLAPEAYWPVRRVGAEFHNAADGATTLEALKEEGVLVPAAAASVPETRPASSAAASTCTLEPVPAGASSARIGLTGVCYAHPGRARTLEDVTLATPASPGLTALTGPSGAGKTTVLELLAGLRTPSTGTVTAPGAHLAAQRPVILPGTVRDNLALVGTTDDAAMVEALEQVGLWPQLASREGLDTPLGDDGFGLSAGQRARLALARAVLGDAPLVLLDEPTANVAAASVPTLHETILHLAATRRVVVVTHDPVLAALADDSWHLEPVPQPEAAATPTLVPEVTTPGHDPAAPLPGHVEPVPVPGGRVGLHLASLLGGASVACGVALTATSGWLIVQASTRPVILTLMVAIVGVRAFGIFRPVLRYAERVVSHHVALENLAERRADVFARLIPLTPARLGRRSRGELLTTVVRDLDDVVDEQVRATVPSWSAAIASVVGALLAAWHLPLAGAVVAGGALLVLLLAAVGYAVERASQQAAVDARGELQHRVTALTSRLLPVQAVTGLHGGSSLLLDGVLEAEQVQRRAEARLVRARALGIVGTWLVVAATTATVAVLAWQAHAAGVVTGPYAALVALVPVALADTWAGVPEIAGAKARARAAAARLEAVLGQSPAVADNGTDRPAVAATPELTLEGVGATWRPDGAGALDLAPLDLTLAPGSRVALTGPNGIGKSTALAVLARHLDPATGRYLLDDADATDLDLDATRELVAVVDDEPHAFAGSVRANLVLARPDATDEEIVAALRAVDLGYWFSTLPEGLDTLLTGLSGGERARLSLARALLSGRPVVLLDEPAAHLDDATAERALGGLLAADAGRRRTHVLVSHREGDLAGWDAVDLSRAAVVETTAG; from the coding sequence ATGCGACCGTTCGACCCCGCTCTCATCCGCGCCCTGCCCGCCACCCGGGGCCCGGTGGCCCTGCTGTCGGTGGTGGGCGTGGTCTCGGGCGGGGTCGCGATCTGCCAGGCGCTCCTGCTGGCGGTCCTCGTCTCCCGGGTCGTCTCGGGCGAGGAGCTGTCACCGGTCCTCGCCCTCCTCGTCGGCACGCTCGCCCTGCGCGGCGTGCTGGCGGGGACGACCGAGCTCGTCGCCCGGCGCGCCGGGCTGCAGGTCGCCGAGGAGGTGCGGGCGGCCACGCTGCGGCACTGGCTGCGTCGCCCCGTCGAGGGCCGACCGGAGCAGGACGTCGCCGTCGCCCGGGCCACCGAGGGCATCTCGGCCGTCGAGGCCTACGTCGCGCGCTACCTCCCCGCCCTCGTCAGCGGCGGCGTGGTGCCGGCGCTGGCGGTGCTCACGCTGCTGCTCGTCGACCCGTGGAGCGCGCTCGTCGTCGTGCTCACGCTGCCGCTGCTGCCGGTCTTCGCCGCGCTCATCGGCATGCACACCCAGGACCAGACCGAGCGCCGCTGGGGCGCGATGGCCCTGCTGGCCGGTCACTTCCTCGACGTCGTGCGCGGCCTGCCGACCCTGGTGACCTACGGTCGGGCCAGGGCGCAGGTCGGCGTCGTCCGCGAGGTCGGCGAGCGCCACCGCGAGGCGACCGTCCGCACGCTGCGCACGGCCTTCCTGTCGACCGCCGCGCTCGAGCTGCTGGCGACGATCTCGGTGGCGATGGTCGCGGTGGCGGTCGGCCTGCGGCTCGCCTACGGCGCGATGGACCTGGTCGTCGGGCTGGCCGCGATCCTGCTGGCGCCGGAGGCGTACTGGCCGGTGCGGCGCGTGGGCGCGGAGTTCCACAACGCCGCCGACGGCGCGACGACGCTCGAGGCGTTGAAGGAGGAGGGCGTGCTGGTGCCGGCGGCCGCGGCGTCCGTCCCGGAGACACGCCCGGCCTCGTCGGCCGCAGCGAGCACGTGCACGCTCGAGCCGGTCCCGGCGGGCGCGTCGTCGGCACGGATCGGCCTGACCGGCGTCTGCTACGCCCACCCCGGCCGCGCCCGGACCCTCGAGGACGTCACCCTCGCGACCCCGGCCTCCCCCGGGCTGACCGCCCTGACCGGCCCCTCCGGCGCCGGCAAGACCACGGTCCTGGAGCTGCTCGCCGGCCTGCGCACCCCCTCGACCGGCACCGTGACCGCCCCCGGCGCCCACCTCGCGGCCCAGCGCCCGGTGATCCTGCCCGGGACCGTCCGCGACAACCTCGCCCTCGTCGGGACGACCGACGACGCCGCGATGGTCGAGGCCCTCGAGCAGGTCGGCCTGTGGCCGCAGCTCGCCTCGCGCGAGGGCCTGGACACCCCGCTCGGCGACGACGGATTCGGCCTGTCCGCGGGACAGCGGGCCCGGCTGGCCCTGGCGCGCGCCGTGCTCGGCGACGCCCCGTTGGTGCTCCTCGACGAGCCGACCGCCAACGTCGCCGCCGCGTCGGTGCCGACGCTGCACGAGACGATCCTCCACCTGGCCGCGACCCGCCGGGTCGTCGTCGTCACGCACGACCCCGTCCTGGCCGCCCTGGCCGACGACTCCTGGCACCTCGAGCCCGTCCCCCAGCCGGAGGCCGCGGCGACCCCGACCCTCGTGCCCGAGGTCACGACTCCGGGCCACGACCCGGCCGCGCCGCTCCCCGGCCACGTCGAGCCGGTCCCCGTCCCGGGCGGTCGGGTCGGGCTCCACCTCGCCAGCCTGCTCGGCGGGGCGTCGGTGGCCTGCGGTGTCGCGCTCACCGCCACCTCGGGGTGGCTGATCGTCCAGGCGTCGACCCGCCCGGTGATCCTCACGCTCATGGTCGCGATCGTCGGCGTCCGCGCGTTCGGCATCTTCCGCCCGGTCCTGCGCTACGCCGAGCGCGTGGTCTCCCACCACGTCGCGCTCGAGAACCTCGCCGAGCGCCGCGCCGACGTCTTCGCCCGACTGATCCCCCTCACCCCCGCCCGCCTCGGCCGGCGCAGCCGCGGCGAGCTGCTCACCACCGTCGTGCGCGACCTCGACGACGTCGTGGACGAGCAGGTCCGGGCCACCGTTCCCAGCTGGTCGGCCGCGATCGCCTCCGTCGTCGGTGCCCTCCTGGCCGCCTGGCACCTCCCCCTCGCCGGTGCGGTCGTCGCCGGCGGCGCCCTGCTCGTCCTGCTCCTCGCCGCGGTGGGGTATGCCGTGGAGCGGGCCTCCCAGCAGGCGGCCGTCGACGCCCGGGGCGAGCTGCAGCACCGGGTCACCGCGCTCACCTCCCGGCTGCTGCCGGTGCAGGCGGTGACCGGCCTGCACGGCGGCAGCAGCCTCCTGCTCGACGGCGTCCTCGAGGCCGAGCAGGTCCAGCGCCGTGCCGAGGCCCGCCTCGTGCGGGCCCGGGCCCTCGGCATCGTCGGGACCTGGCTGGTCGTGGCCGCCACGACCGCGACGGTCGCCGTCCTGGCCTGGCAGGCGCACGCGGCGGGCGTGGTGACCGGCCCCTACGCCGCGCTCGTCGCCCTCGTGCCCGTCGCCCTCGCCGACACCTGGGCGGGCGTCCCGGAGATCGCCGGCGCCAAGGCCCGCGCCCGTGCGGCGGCCGCCCGGCTCGAGGCGGTCCTCGGCCAGTCCCCCGCCGTGGCCGACAACGGCACCGACCGGCCCGCCGTCGCCGCCACCCCCGAGCTGACCCTCGAGGGCGTCGGAGCCACGTGGCGTCCCGACGGGGCGGGCGCGCTGGACCTGGCTCCGCTGGACCTCACGCTGGCCCCCGGCAGCCGCGTCGCCCTGACCGGCCCCAACGGCATCGGCAAGTCGACCGCGCTGGCCGTGCTGGCGCGGCACCTCGACCCGGCGACCGGCCGCTACCTGCTGGACGACGCCGACGCCACCGACCTCGACCTCGACGCGACCCGCGAGCTGGTCGCCGTGGTCGACGACGAGCCGCACGCCTTCGCCGGCTCGGTCCGCGCCAACCTGGTCCTGGCCCGCCCCGACGCGACCGACGAGGAGATCGTCGCGGCGCTGCGGGCGGTCGACCTCGGCTACTGGTTCTCCACCCTGCCGGAGGGCCTCGACACCCTGCTCACCGGCCTGTCCGGCGGCGAGCGGGCACGCCTCTCGCTGGCCCGGGCGCTGCTCTCGGGGCGGCCGGTCGTGCTCCTCGACGAACCGGCCGCCCACCTCGACGACGCCACCGCGGAGCGGGCGCTCGGCGGCCTCCTCGCCGCCGACGCCGGGCGCCGCCGGACCCACGTGCTCGTCAGCCACCGCGAGGGCGACCTCGCCGGCTGGGACGCCGTCGACCTGTCGCGGGCGGCAGTCGTGGAGACCACGGCGGGCTGA